Proteins from one Cydia pomonella isolate Wapato2018A unplaced genomic scaffold, ilCydPomo1 PGA_scaffold_79, whole genome shotgun sequence genomic window:
- the LOC133534296 gene encoding uncharacterized protein LOC133534296, giving the protein MDFLNAGCKIIHLHKDEMAHELAIRRLPVNPVSRRSSLCHALKQTADLAKKGSLKCQDLLISNEVAELELCQRKVEEIDLEAKGDLTASAIDRLSSRCKYLLCRVSRLPQETEAVLLLKTLITSLLDRLNEQGSSASSGSDDDFQSPNESRIVREIIYKTDKTFNINSLNLKFKGDTCVRTFLSRLEELRDARGISESRIYKGFPEVLEGPALSWFRSQRTKLTTYKEVTAALQEEFDIPDLDHQLLQEIRARTQAKSETIVFFVSTVLGMYERLTKEVPEQEKLDTMMRNIRPEYSKDLALHDIESIDQGEAVSRTESLKQD; this is encoded by the exons ATGGATTTCCTAAATGCGGGATGTAAaatcatacatttacataaagatGAAATGGCACATGAACTGGCGATTCGCAGACTTCCGGTTAATCCTGTATCGCGTCGGTCCAGCTTATGTCATGCGTTAAAACAGACTGCAGATTTAGCCAAAAAGGGTAGTTTGAAGTGCCAGGACTTGTTAATAAGTAACGAAGTTGCCGAATTGGAGCTCTGCCAACGTAAGGTAGAGGAGATAGATTTAGAAGCGAAGGGAGACTTAACGGCGTCGGCGATTGATAGACTATCCTCGCGATGCAAATATCTTTTGTGTCGTGTTTCACGGTTACCTCAGGAGACCGAAGCGGTACTTctgttgaaaacattaattacttCTTTATTAGATCGGTTGAATGAGCAAGGCTCTTCTGCGTCGTCTGGGTCAGATGATGATTTTCAATCTCCTAACGAATCTCGTATTGTTAgggaaattatttataaaacggaCAAGACTTTCAACATAAATTCCTTGAATTTGAAATTCAAAGGTGACACCTGCGTTCGTACGTTTCTGTCTCGCCTCGAGGAGTTGCGAGATGCCAGAGGAATCTCAGAGAGTCGTATATATAAGGGATTTCCTGAAGTTCTTGAGGGTCCGGCGTTGTCGTGGTTCCGGTCGCAACGTACAAAACTTACTACATATAAGGAGGTCACCGCGGCTCTACAAGAGGAGTTTGACATACCTGATTTGGATCACCAATTGTTGCAGGAAATACGGGCTAGGACTCAAGCCAAGTCCGAAACAATTGTCTTTTTCGTATCAACCGTGTTAGGGATGTATGAGCGTCTGACGAAGGAGGTTCCTGAGCAAGAGAAGCTGGATACTATGATGCGGAATATTCGCCCAGAGTATTCCAAGGATTTAGCCTTACACGACATAGAATCGATAGA TCAAGGCGAAGCAGTTTCGCGAACCGAGTCTCTCAAACAAGACTAA